One Vibrio pomeroyi genomic region harbors:
- a CDS encoding NAD-dependent succinate-semialdehyde dehydrogenase, with product MLEINNQRLLSFMVTEANNAVAVTNPATGELIGHAPISSEAELDSAIERAHIAQKEWAKIPAKSRAAILKAWHQLILENKDDLAHLMTIEQGKPLAEAIGEVVYGASFIEWFAEEAKRTYGDSIPSTAGDKRLVTIKQPIGVACAITPWNFPIAMITRKAAPALAAGCSFIVKPSDETPLSAFAVVELAYQAGIPKDLLQVVLGDSPEQIGELFTSHPLIKKISFTGSTRVGSILMAQAAKGIKRTSMELGGNAPFIVFDDADIDAAVQGAMASKFRNAGQTCVCANRFYIHSKVHDEFVAKFDQAVQQLKIGNGLDAGVNIGPVISERAKQNIQGLIDRAIEQGAQPVTPTQELAGLFIQPVILKNVKHDMDIVQQEIFGPVAPVMKFDSDEELIEMANDTIYGLASYFYSQNIHRVWKVAEALEYGMVGINDGMISTEVAPFGGVKQSGIGREGAKEGIDEYMDIKYLCFGGN from the coding sequence ATGCTAGAAATTAATAACCAGCGCTTACTCTCTTTTATGGTGACAGAAGCGAATAACGCGGTTGCCGTGACCAATCCAGCAACGGGTGAGCTTATTGGACATGCGCCTATCTCATCTGAGGCAGAATTGGACAGTGCTATCGAGCGAGCTCATATTGCGCAGAAAGAGTGGGCGAAAATTCCGGCTAAATCTCGCGCTGCGATACTGAAGGCTTGGCATCAACTGATCCTTGAAAACAAGGATGACCTTGCTCACTTAATGACGATAGAACAAGGCAAGCCATTGGCAGAAGCTATAGGTGAAGTGGTTTATGGTGCAAGCTTTATCGAATGGTTCGCCGAAGAAGCCAAGCGCACTTATGGTGACTCGATTCCAAGTACCGCCGGGGATAAGCGTTTAGTGACAATCAAGCAGCCAATTGGCGTCGCATGTGCCATCACACCGTGGAACTTCCCGATTGCGATGATCACTCGTAAGGCTGCGCCTGCTCTAGCGGCTGGCTGTAGTTTTATTGTGAAGCCTTCTGACGAAACGCCACTTTCTGCGTTTGCTGTTGTTGAGCTGGCTTACCAAGCGGGTATCCCTAAAGATCTGCTTCAAGTGGTATTGGGTGACAGCCCAGAACAGATTGGTGAGCTATTCACATCACATCCATTGATCAAGAAGATCTCTTTTACTGGTTCTACTCGCGTCGGAAGTATCTTGATGGCTCAAGCGGCAAAAGGCATCAAACGCACCTCAATGGAACTTGGTGGTAATGCTCCGTTTATCGTGTTTGACGATGCGGACATCGATGCTGCAGTTCAAGGCGCGATGGCTTCGAAATTCCGTAATGCAGGCCAAACCTGTGTTTGTGCTAACCGATTCTATATTCACAGTAAAGTACACGATGAGTTTGTCGCTAAATTCGACCAAGCGGTTCAGCAACTTAAAATTGGCAACGGCTTAGACGCAGGCGTCAACATTGGCCCTGTGATCAGTGAAAGAGCGAAACAAAACATTCAAGGTTTAATTGACCGCGCCATTGAACAAGGCGCGCAACCTGTCACCCCAACTCAAGAGCTTGCGGGCTTGTTCATCCAGCCTGTCATTCTCAAAAATGTGAAACACGATATGGACATCGTTCAACAAGAGATCTTTGGCCCTGTCGCTCCGGTTATGAAGTTCGACAGCGATGAAGAGCTGATCGAAATGGCGAACGACACCATTTATGGTTTGGCGTCTTACTTCTACAGTCAGAATATCCACCGAGTGTGGAAGGTAGCAGAAGCCCTTGAATACGGTATGGTTGGTATTAATGACGGCATGATCTCAACTGAGGTTGCACCTTTCGGTGGGGTTAAACAGTCAGGCATTGGCCGTGAAGGCGCTAAAGAAGGCATCGATGAGTACATGGATATTAAGTATCTATGCTTCGGTGGCAACTAA
- a CDS encoding isocitrate lyase: MSQITQDIEMIEVAKSAAGAPWDAINAESAARMRAQNKFKTGLDIAQYTADIMRADMEAYDKDSSQYTQSLGCWHGFIGQQKLISIKKHFDGKTDRRYLYLSGWMVAALRSDFGPLPDQSMHEKTSVAGLVEELYTFLRQADARELGGLFRELDAAREAGDVNQQDLIQDKIDNHVTHVVPIIADIDAGFGNAEATYLMAKQMIEAGACCLQIENQVADEKQCGHQDGKVTVPHADFHAKLRALRYAFLELGIDNGVIVARTDSQGAGLTKEIAVVKEPGDQGDIYNSYLDVEEIDVADMAEGDVCFNRDGKLVRPKRLPSGLYQFRQGTGEDRCVFDCIEAINAGADLLWIETEKPHIGQIKEMMDGVREVHPNAKLVYNNSPSFNWTLNFRQQAYDALVAEGKDVSAYDRANLMSAEYDETELSASADEKIRTFQADASREAGIFHHLITLPTYHTAALSTDNLAKEYFGDQGMLGYVANVQRKEIRQGIACVKHQNMSGSDIGDDHKEYFAGENALKAAGEANTSNQFD; encoded by the coding sequence ATGTCGCAAATTACACAAGATATCGAAATGATAGAAGTTGCAAAAAGCGCTGCAGGTGCTCCATGGGATGCAATCAATGCTGAATCTGCTGCTCGTATGCGAGCTCAAAACAAATTCAAAACAGGTCTAGATATCGCGCAATACACGGCAGATATCATGCGTGCGGATATGGAGGCTTACGATAAAGACAGCTCTCAATACACTCAGTCTTTAGGTTGCTGGCATGGTTTTATCGGTCAACAAAAGCTGATTTCTATTAAGAAGCACTTTGATGGCAAGACAGATCGCCGCTACCTATACCTTTCAGGTTGGATGGTTGCTGCACTTCGCTCAGATTTTGGTCCACTTCCAGACCAATCAATGCATGAGAAAACATCGGTTGCTGGCCTAGTAGAAGAACTATACACATTCCTGCGCCAAGCTGATGCACGTGAACTGGGTGGTTTATTCCGTGAGCTAGACGCTGCACGTGAAGCGGGCGACGTTAACCAACAAGACCTTATCCAAGACAAAATCGACAATCACGTAACACACGTGGTGCCAATCATTGCGGATATCGATGCAGGTTTCGGTAACGCAGAAGCGACTTACCTAATGGCTAAGCAGATGATTGAAGCGGGCGCATGTTGTCTACAGATTGAAAACCAAGTTGCCGATGAGAAGCAATGTGGTCACCAAGACGGTAAAGTAACGGTTCCACACGCTGACTTCCACGCAAAACTTCGCGCACTTCGTTACGCTTTCCTTGAACTAGGCATCGACAACGGCGTTATTGTTGCTCGTACCGATTCTCAAGGTGCTGGTCTAACAAAAGAAATCGCAGTAGTGAAAGAGCCGGGCGACCAAGGTGATATCTACAATTCATACCTAGATGTTGAAGAGATCGATGTTGCAGATATGGCAGAAGGCGACGTTTGCTTTAACCGTGACGGCAAGCTAGTTCGACCTAAGCGTCTGCCTTCAGGCTTATACCAATTCCGCCAAGGTACTGGTGAAGACCGTTGTGTATTCGACTGTATTGAAGCAATCAACGCAGGTGCTGACCTACTTTGGATTGAGACTGAGAAGCCACACATCGGTCAAATCAAAGAGATGATGGACGGCGTTCGTGAAGTTCACCCTAACGCGAAACTGGTTTACAACAACTCTCCATCATTCAACTGGACGCTAAACTTCCGTCAGCAAGCTTACGATGCATTGGTTGCTGAAGGTAAAGATGTATCTGCATACGACCGTGCAAACCTAATGAGCGCGGAATACGACGAAACTGAACTGTCTGCAAGTGCTGACGAGAAGATTCGTACATTCCAAGCGGACGCATCTCGTGAAGCAGGTATCTTCCACCACTTGATTACGCTACCGACTTACCACACTGCAGCGCTGTCTACCGACAACCTTGCGAAAGAGTACTTCGGCGACCAAGGCATGTTGGGTTACGTTGCAAATGTTCAACGTAAAGAGATCCGCCAAGGCATCGCATGTGTTAAACACCAAAACATGTCTGGTTCAGACATCGGTGATGACCACAAAGAGTACTTCGCTGGTGAGAATGCACTGAAAGCAGCGGGCGAAGCGAATACGTCTAACCAATTTGATTAA
- a CDS encoding acyl-homoserine-lactone synthase, with translation MELTSSLVSLLASSLTIEKKQHALIELVINTYQPQDRTALFQTVTDYRRRLLESFFPEHQHKSLSVLFELMDYRDLIQRYPSSLSTEMALLEEAAGQCYMHWLDFWCECEIAAIKAKSPLDNSSPSSIDLPIKDSAYYSAIIDQIEDDQLVVQTPSHPQGMPISNAIALSNLEVFIKGEKWFEMLPLLHLSQAGKHFILLKHPDDEAFPTLVSSALIQDWSKNETWLSYAPPFSNDHWQYCLPNHGYDSLSGLQLFTPPILSKCDSLPKFDNQFQLQLSETRAICEVLRLTVSGNTQQKLYFLYLAQKELMSVLHQVGYKIGFTIIEQPFMLQFYQAIEPKAYFHSGYCELNDDGTTIYRGFWNFELMVNVFNDTDFKGYKRAVRNSRKLSSAEKLSSVQKPDSLQQPSSVNKDEHV, from the coding sequence ATGGAATTAACGTCGTCTTTAGTCTCACTGTTGGCTAGCAGTCTGACTATCGAAAAGAAACAACACGCGCTAATCGAGCTCGTGATCAACACTTATCAGCCACAAGATCGCACTGCGCTTTTCCAAACCGTCACAGACTACCGTAGACGACTATTGGAATCGTTCTTCCCAGAACATCAACACAAAAGCCTCTCCGTTTTATTTGAATTGATGGACTATCGCGATCTCATTCAACGCTATCCAAGTAGCTTATCGACCGAGATGGCATTGCTAGAGGAAGCGGCAGGTCAGTGTTACATGCATTGGTTGGACTTTTGGTGCGAATGCGAAATTGCTGCTATTAAGGCAAAGTCGCCGCTCGATAATAGTTCACCCTCTAGTATCGATCTGCCGATTAAAGACAGCGCTTATTACAGTGCGATCATCGATCAGATAGAAGATGATCAACTTGTTGTACAAACACCTAGTCACCCACAAGGCATGCCTATCAGTAATGCCATCGCTTTAAGCAACCTTGAGGTTTTCATCAAGGGTGAAAAATGGTTTGAGATGCTGCCTTTATTGCACCTGTCACAAGCGGGTAAGCACTTTATTCTACTCAAACACCCAGACGATGAAGCCTTCCCGACATTAGTTTCTTCCGCATTGATTCAAGATTGGTCAAAAAATGAAACCTGGCTGAGCTACGCCCCGCCGTTCAGCAATGATCACTGGCAATACTGCTTACCAAATCATGGTTACGATTCACTTTCAGGGTTACAGCTATTCACGCCACCGATATTGTCAAAATGTGATTCTCTGCCAAAATTCGATAATCAGTTTCAGTTACAACTATCCGAAACTCGAGCCATATGTGAAGTTCTGCGCTTAACCGTCAGTGGAAATACCCAACAAAAACTCTACTTCCTCTATCTCGCTCAAAAAGAGCTGATGAGCGTCTTACATCAAGTTGGCTACAAAATTGGCTTCACCATCATTGAACAACCTTTCATGCTTCAGTTTTATCAAGCTATTGAGCCAAAAGCGTATTTCCATTCGGGATATTGCGAATTGAACGATGACGGCACCACCATTTACCGTGGCTTTTGGAATTTCGAATTGATGGTCAACGTATTCAATGACACCGATTTTAAAGGCTACAAACGCGCCGTGCGTAACAGCAGAAAGCTTAGCTCAGCAGAAAAACTAAGCTCTGTTCAAAAACCAGATTCTCTGCAACAGCCAAGCTCGGTAAATAAGGACGAACATGTTTGA
- a CDS encoding M9 family metallopeptidase: MSHNRLFPRHRLALACMLASVSSFSFAQSQCEVLDLQQASDLALAVSLADNSCYGAWFSAQESSLNNIYSEASLSRIQVALNLEIARYRGDAEQARKLENLGEFVRAAYYVRYNARAQDFSEALSKGFAQSINAFLANPNAFDQGREQVGAMKSLTLMVDNVKQLPLTMDAQLAALNHFNRVTAQDSQWVDGLNNLFRAMAGHAARDDFYDYMANHTQHIDTLATFARDNTWALDTDASFLVYNAVRETGRLLASPDKATKDKAMRVMQQVMVQNPLGTEHDKLWLAAVEMMSYFAPEGLNGLDLEQAKRELATRVLPHRHECQGPAIIRSQDLTESQAMEACDVLAAKEADFHQVVNTGQQPVADDNNERVEVAVFGSKGSYIDYSSFLFGNTTDNGGQYLEGNPAEVGNVARFVAYRYANGDDLSILNLEHEYTHYLDARFNQYGSFNDNLAHGYVVWWLEGFAEFMHYKQGYDAAIGLISSGKMSLSDVLATTYSHDSNRIYRWGYLAVRFMLEEHPLEVQGLLALSRTGQFSEWAQQVKVLGQQYNGEFERWLDSVSSEPTEPTEPTDPTEPTDPTQPTDQAIVLTANQSVVLSGEAYSEQLFYVDIPDNTTHFEVSIEGQTQGDADLYMSYNKPVHYYDFEFSQYGNGSNEVVTFEQEPSGYIKSGRYYMSVTGRTDFNEVSLIASVVTETPTPPTQQQDDLTPVVLESGQAQVLTVHQRRYAAVYVPEGVQEVRVWLSDKSDTAENEQSNSGNVDLFASHSYWPTAGQHDYASDYRGSNEYLQIPITEEGYIHFLLSADQQGDDVEMLVYFH; the protein is encoded by the coding sequence ATGTCTCATAACCGTTTATTTCCACGTCATCGTTTGGCTCTCGCTTGTATGCTAGCCAGTGTTTCCAGTTTCTCCTTTGCTCAAAGTCAGTGTGAGGTGCTGGATCTTCAGCAGGCGTCTGACCTTGCTCTCGCTGTCTCATTAGCAGACAACAGTTGCTATGGCGCTTGGTTCTCTGCTCAAGAGAGTTCGTTAAATAATATCTATAGCGAAGCGAGCCTAAGCCGTATTCAAGTAGCACTTAACCTAGAAATTGCCCGTTACCGGGGTGATGCTGAACAGGCTCGTAAACTTGAAAACCTTGGCGAATTTGTTCGCGCCGCTTATTACGTTCGTTATAACGCGCGAGCGCAGGATTTTTCCGAGGCGTTGAGCAAGGGTTTCGCTCAATCTATTAATGCTTTTCTGGCGAACCCTAATGCATTCGACCAAGGCCGTGAGCAAGTTGGGGCGATGAAAAGTCTGACGCTGATGGTCGATAATGTTAAGCAACTTCCACTGACTATGGATGCGCAACTTGCGGCATTGAATCACTTTAACCGTGTAACAGCGCAGGATTCACAATGGGTCGATGGTCTCAATAATCTGTTTCGAGCAATGGCAGGGCATGCCGCTCGAGATGACTTCTACGATTACATGGCAAACCACACCCAACATATCGATACGCTGGCGACTTTTGCTCGTGATAACACGTGGGCGTTGGATACGGATGCGAGCTTTCTGGTTTATAACGCCGTGCGTGAAACAGGTCGCTTGTTAGCCAGTCCGGACAAAGCAACCAAAGACAAAGCGATGCGGGTTATGCAGCAAGTGATGGTGCAAAATCCACTGGGAACCGAGCACGATAAACTATGGCTAGCAGCCGTCGAAATGATGAGTTACTTCGCACCAGAAGGCTTGAATGGGTTAGACCTAGAGCAAGCGAAACGCGAATTGGCAACGCGTGTACTTCCCCATCGTCATGAGTGCCAAGGACCTGCGATTATTCGCTCTCAAGATCTAACGGAGTCACAAGCGATGGAGGCGTGTGATGTGTTGGCTGCCAAAGAGGCCGACTTCCACCAAGTCGTGAATACGGGTCAACAACCTGTCGCTGATGATAACAACGAGCGAGTAGAAGTCGCGGTGTTTGGCAGCAAAGGCAGTTACATTGATTATTCATCGTTCTTGTTTGGCAATACCACAGACAATGGCGGTCAGTATTTAGAGGGTAATCCTGCAGAAGTCGGTAACGTCGCTCGCTTTGTGGCTTATCGCTATGCCAATGGTGATGATCTTTCTATTCTCAATTTAGAGCATGAATACACTCACTATCTTGATGCTCGCTTTAACCAATATGGCTCATTCAACGACAACCTAGCACATGGCTATGTAGTGTGGTGGTTAGAGGGCTTTGCCGAATTTATGCATTACAAGCAAGGCTACGATGCAGCGATTGGTTTGATTAGCAGTGGGAAGATGAGCCTGTCGGATGTGCTTGCGACCACTTACTCTCACGATTCTAATCGAATATATCGCTGGGGATACTTGGCGGTACGCTTCATGCTGGAAGAGCATCCTCTAGAGGTACAAGGTTTACTGGCATTGTCTCGTACTGGCCAATTTTCCGAATGGGCACAACAAGTAAAAGTGCTAGGGCAGCAATACAACGGGGAGTTTGAGCGTTGGTTAGACTCGGTTTCAAGTGAACCCACAGAGCCTACAGAACCAACTGATCCCACTGAACCGACAGATCCTACGCAACCAACAGACCAAGCCATAGTGCTTACAGCAAACCAGAGTGTGGTGTTGAGTGGTGAAGCGTATAGTGAGCAGTTGTTCTATGTCGATATTCCAGACAACACGACGCATTTTGAAGTGTCTATTGAGGGGCAAACTCAAGGTGATGCTGACCTCTACATGAGCTACAACAAACCAGTGCATTACTACGACTTTGAATTCAGCCAGTACGGCAATGGCAGCAATGAAGTGGTGACGTTTGAACAAGAACCTTCGGGTTACATCAAGTCGGGTCGCTACTACATGAGTGTCACGGGGCGTACCGATTTTAATGAGGTGTCGCTAATCGCATCGGTAGTCACAGAAACGCCAACGCCTCCAACTCAACAGCAAGATGATTTAACGCCTGTGGTATTGGAGTCCGGTCAGGCTCAAGTGCTTACCGTGCACCAACGACGTTATGCCGCTGTCTATGTACCGGAAGGCGTACAAGAGGTGCGAGTATGGCTCAGCGATAAGAGCGACACTGCTGAAAACGAACAATCGAATTCGGGTAACGTTGATCTGTTCGCCAGCCACTCATATTGGCCAACAGCTGGGCAGCATGACTACGCGTCTGATTACCGTGGAAGCAATGAGTATCTGCAAATCCCTATAACAGAAGAAGGCTATATACACTTCTTATTGAGTGCAGATCAGCAAGGGGATGATGTCGAGATGTTGGTGTATTTTCACTGA
- a CDS encoding malate synthase G encodes MSSRIQQGSLSIDSTLYQLINEQVIPGTGIVAEDFWQSFAAILKDLAPKNRALLIKREDLQHQIDVWHQERAGQTLDAAEYKQFLQQIGYLVPEGEDFQVTTASVEPEIATQAGPQLVVPIMNARFALNAANARWGSLYDALYGTDVISESDGAEKGGSFNPVRGAKVVSYARGFLDDAAPLNGVSHKDVTKYSISNVSIGNTLTATLDNGEEVTLIDRNQFIGYQGDASAPSCILLKHNNLHIEIQIDPSAPIGSVDVAGIKDVLVESALTTIMDCEDSVAAVDGEDKALAYRNWLGLMKGDLQESLEKNGKTIVRNLNPDRQYTSVTGGEISLKGRSMLFIRNVGHLMTNPAIIDAEGNEVPEGIMDGMVTSLIAMHDLKGNSPYQNSTASSINIVKPKMHGPEEVAFTNELFGRIEDALGLDRFTIKVGIMDEERRTSVNLKECIRAAKDRVVFINTGFLDRTGDEIHTSMEAGPFAPKTQLKTMTWIGAYEDQNVDLGLACGLQGKAQIGKGMWPEPDNMAKMMDAKIGHPQAGANTAWVPSPTAATLHALHYHKVSVPSRQKELRERVRANVDDILTIPLLGNQKLTAQDIQNELDNNTQGILGYVVRWIDQGVGCSKVPDINDVGLMEDRATLRISSQHIANWLRHGICEEAQVMKTMKRMAAVVDEQNAGDPSYQNMAPDFENSIAFSAACQLVFEGCAQPSGYTEPVLHAMRLKLKAQSA; translated from the coding sequence ATGAGCAGTCGTATTCAACAGGGAAGCTTGAGCATTGATAGCACCCTCTACCAATTAATTAATGAGCAAGTCATTCCTGGAACAGGCATTGTCGCAGAGGACTTTTGGCAATCTTTCGCCGCCATCCTTAAAGATCTGGCACCAAAGAATCGTGCTTTGCTTATCAAGCGTGAAGATCTTCAACATCAAATCGATGTGTGGCACCAAGAGCGTGCTGGTCAAACACTGGATGCAGCAGAGTATAAGCAGTTCCTACAGCAGATTGGCTACCTAGTACCTGAAGGCGAAGACTTTCAAGTTACCACCGCGAGCGTAGAGCCTGAAATCGCAACACAAGCTGGGCCGCAGCTTGTGGTGCCTATCATGAACGCGCGATTTGCACTTAACGCAGCAAACGCGCGCTGGGGCAGTTTATACGATGCGCTCTACGGCACTGATGTGATTAGTGAAAGCGACGGTGCCGAGAAAGGTGGAAGCTTTAACCCTGTTCGTGGCGCTAAAGTAGTGAGCTATGCTCGCGGTTTCCTTGACGACGCCGCACCGCTGAATGGTGTTTCTCATAAAGACGTGACGAAATACAGCATCAGTAATGTGAGTATTGGCAACACGCTGACAGCAACGCTAGATAATGGCGAAGAAGTCACTCTCATTGATCGCAACCAGTTTATTGGTTACCAAGGAGACGCAAGCGCGCCTTCTTGTATCCTGCTTAAACACAACAATCTCCATATCGAAATTCAAATCGACCCGAGCGCGCCAATTGGTAGCGTCGATGTGGCGGGTATTAAAGATGTATTGGTGGAATCGGCACTGACCACGATTATGGATTGCGAAGATTCTGTAGCCGCCGTTGATGGTGAAGACAAAGCATTGGCTTACCGCAACTGGTTAGGCTTAATGAAGGGTGACCTGCAAGAGTCGCTAGAGAAAAACGGCAAGACCATTGTTCGTAACCTGAATCCAGACCGTCAATACACCAGTGTGACGGGTGGTGAAATTTCCCTTAAAGGTCGCAGCATGTTGTTCATACGCAACGTGGGCCACCTAATGACTAACCCTGCGATTATTGATGCCGAAGGTAATGAAGTGCCTGAAGGTATCATGGATGGCATGGTGACATCGCTGATCGCGATGCACGATTTAAAGGGCAATAGCCCTTACCAAAACTCGACCGCAAGTAGCATCAATATTGTAAAACCTAAGATGCATGGCCCTGAAGAAGTGGCTTTTACCAATGAGTTGTTTGGTCGCATTGAGGATGCACTAGGTTTAGACCGCTTCACAATCAAAGTCGGTATTATGGACGAAGAGCGTCGTACCTCTGTGAACTTGAAAGAGTGTATTCGCGCAGCCAAAGATCGTGTTGTGTTTATCAACACAGGTTTCCTAGACCGAACGGGAGATGAGATCCACACCAGTATGGAAGCGGGTCCTTTTGCTCCTAAAACACAGCTTAAAACCATGACATGGATTGGCGCATACGAAGATCAAAACGTTGATCTTGGCTTAGCTTGTGGCCTGCAAGGTAAAGCCCAGATTGGTAAAGGTATGTGGCCAGAGCCAGATAACATGGCCAAGATGATGGACGCGAAAATTGGACACCCACAAGCGGGTGCCAATACCGCTTGGGTTCCTTCTCCAACTGCGGCGACTCTGCATGCCTTGCACTATCACAAGGTGAGTGTTCCTAGCCGTCAGAAAGAGCTTCGTGAGCGTGTGAGAGCAAATGTTGACGATATTCTTACTATCCCACTGTTAGGCAATCAAAAGCTGACAGCTCAAGATATCCAAAATGAACTGGACAACAATACACAAGGCATTCTTGGTTACGTAGTTCGTTGGATTGACCAAGGCGTAGGTTGTTCGAAAGTGCCTGATATTAACGATGTAGGACTAATGGAAGACCGTGCAACGCTGCGTATTTCAAGCCAACACATCGCTAACTGGTTACGTCACGGTATTTGCGAGGAAGCCCAGGTAATGAAAACCATGAAGCGCATGGCAGCTGTGGTTGATGAGCAAAATGCTGGGGATCCAAGCTACCAAAACATGGCGCCTGATTTCGAAAACAGCATTGCCTTTTCAGCAGCGTGTCAGTTGGTATTTGAAGGCTGCGCTCAGCCGAGTGGTTATACTGAGCCAGTGTTACACGCGATGCGTCTAAAGCTGAAAGCGCAGAGTGCTTGA
- a CDS encoding LysR family transcriptional regulator produces the protein MNIARIDLNLLVYLDMLLRERNVTRAANQLGITQPAMSNGLRRLRDLFEDPLLVRTSEGMVPTERAQKLQPLIRNILANVEKTLQPTTEFNAEDSERVFRIMASDYAESTIIQPLLKKLSEIAPKIRLDIMTPSDVSYQDVEQGTVDIIINRFDDIPQSFHQMSLWHDGFSCLFSCDNPIADNFDILSYLKAQHIWVSKTGMGTGVGINPSEAQKLGWIDEALMRIGKTRNITVFTRHYLSAILFAQQKNLILTIPTKAAQLQRNNPNLLIKPAPFAIEPFEVKMAWSPLLQTNPDHQWMRRLIKSVANEIESGVTG, from the coding sequence ATGAATATTGCTCGTATAGACCTTAATTTGCTTGTGTATTTAGACATGTTGCTACGTGAAAGAAACGTTACACGAGCGGCAAATCAATTAGGAATAACTCAACCAGCCATGAGTAATGGACTGCGCCGACTGCGCGATCTGTTTGAAGATCCACTATTGGTGAGAACCAGTGAAGGGATGGTGCCGACCGAGCGCGCGCAAAAGTTGCAGCCGTTGATTCGTAACATTTTGGCGAATGTAGAAAAGACACTACAACCGACCACAGAGTTTAATGCAGAAGACAGTGAACGCGTGTTTCGTATCATGGCGAGTGACTATGCAGAGTCGACCATTATTCAGCCGCTATTGAAAAAACTGAGCGAGATAGCGCCGAAAATACGACTGGATATAATGACGCCAAGTGATGTGAGCTATCAGGATGTTGAGCAAGGCACAGTGGATATTATCATCAACCGTTTTGATGACATTCCACAGTCCTTTCACCAGATGAGCCTTTGGCATGACGGGTTTTCTTGCCTATTCAGCTGTGATAATCCAATAGCCGATAACTTTGATATTTTGTCCTATTTAAAGGCGCAACATATCTGGGTAAGTAAGACGGGCATGGGGACCGGAGTCGGGATCAACCCAAGTGAAGCGCAAAAGCTCGGTTGGATAGATGAAGCATTAATGCGCATTGGTAAAACCCGCAACATCACGGTGTTTACCCGACATTACCTGTCTGCGATTCTCTTCGCTCAACAGAAAAACCTTATCCTTACTATTCCAACCAAAGCCGCGCAGTTGCAGCGCAACAACCCGAATTTGTTAATCAAACCAGCTCCATTTGCGATTGAACCTTTTGAGGTGAAGATGGCGTGGAGCCCATTGTTACAAACCAATCCAGACCACCAGTGGATGCGTCGCTTGATCAAAAGTGTCGCCAATGAAATCGAAAGTGGTGTGACGGGATAA
- a CDS encoding cystatin domain-containing protein yields the protein MKKVLLVTIFSVAALAGCSQKSEVPEQAQETANPICSTKNLTGGWSQSDITPEAKQALDVVLGQMNTSAKLERILSVRTQVVAGLNYAIEFEMDNGQVWNTVVYRSLQGDIEMMQAAQQGRLCQ from the coding sequence ATGAAGAAAGTACTATTGGTAACCATATTTAGTGTCGCTGCGTTAGCAGGGTGCAGTCAGAAATCTGAGGTTCCAGAACAAGCACAAGAGACTGCAAATCCAATCTGTAGCACTAAGAACCTGACAGGTGGTTGGTCACAAAGTGATATTACCCCAGAAGCCAAGCAAGCTTTAGATGTGGTTCTTGGACAAATGAATACCTCAGCAAAGCTTGAAAGAATCTTGAGCGTTCGCACTCAGGTTGTCGCGGGTTTGAACTACGCGATCGAGTTTGAAATGGATAATGGTCAGGTGTGGAATACTGTTGTTTATCGTTCACTTCAAGGTGATATCGAAATGATGCAGGCTGCACAGCAAGGTCGTTTGTGCCAATAA